The Stieleria maiorica genome includes the window ATCTTGATCAATGAACTTCCCGCACCGATCTTGCAATACTGCGAGCAGCACGGCGACGTCGAATTGAGTCTGGTGGATGTGGTTTCCAATGAAGCTCGATCACTACTCGAACGCGGCGAAGTGGATCTCGCGGTTGCCGGGCAACTGGAGGCATCGTTCCCGTCGACTTTGTGCGCCGACCCGATCACGTCATTCCCCTTTGTCCTGGTCGGACCCGAAGGTCACCCGATCTTTGACTACAAACGAATCACGCCCAAAACGCTGGTGCGGTTTCCGCTGGTCATGTCCAGCGTCGGGACCAATACCCGGACGCGGGTCGACCAAGTGTTTGCCGACGCCGGGTTGATGGATCAGCGGCGGATCGTGTGTGAAACCAGCACCAAGAATCTGGCGATGCAGTTTGTCCAACTCGGATTTGGGCTGGCGATCGCGCCGATCAGCCCGCGTTGGGGCGTGAAGTCCAATCCGCCCATCGGCAAACGCCAAAAGCTGTGCTCGCGGGATCTGTCGGGCCTGTTCGGACACGAGCAGATTGTGATCCTGCGACGACGACATCGGCGCGAGCCGGAGCACCAGAAAGCGTTCCGTGAAATCGTGATCCGTAGTGTCCATTAGGCGTCACCTAATCGGCTTTAGGAATATTGTTTGTCTTCAAAGTTGTTTGCGGCCGCTGAACCGCCGACAATCGAAGTCGACCCTCTCTGTTCCTACTCGCCTGCGGAAGCACTGATGCGATTCTTTCGAGACAGCTTTTTCATTGTATTGTTCGGTTTCCCTTTCGTCAGCGCCGGCGGATGCGGTGGCAGTAACGAGCCGACGATGGCTCCCCGCACCGAAGAGCAGATCCAGGCCTACAAGGAAGATGTCTACGCGGCCGAGGAAGCGGACTCCGCCGCGGCGGAGGAGGAATGAAGGTCGATTGATCTGGTGGTGAGTTGTTTCGTCACTCACCCTCTTTTTTCTATTCGTCGAGGAATGTTCTTATGTACGGTAGATCGTTGCGACGCGGCTTTACGCTCGTCGAGTTATTGGTGGTGATTGCAATCATCGGAA containing:
- a CDS encoding LysR family transcriptional regulator encodes the protein MNSKRRYFKQVRIAQFRAMLELARGKGFAAAAEALDLATPSVWQQVRALEQELGVALIEVERQKVTLTEHGRLLVELAEPVVHGFDGLLEEFNLQAQAIPQRLSVASPANILINELPAPILQYCEQHGDVELSLVDVVSNEARSLLERGEVDLAVAGQLEASFPSTLCADPITSFPFVLVGPEGHPIFDYKRITPKTLVRFPLVMSSVGTNTRTRVDQVFADAGLMDQRRIVCETSTKNLAMQFVQLGFGLAIAPISPRWGVKSNPPIGKRQKLCSRDLSGLFGHEQIVILRRRHRREPEHQKAFREIVIRSVH